One window of Curtobacterium sp. 458 genomic DNA carries:
- the alr gene encoding alanine racemase: MTVLAAPVPTTPTVGPLRTVLPAAIAANVRRVTARGHDLVAVVKADGYGHGAEVVGRTALAAGASALGTATLAEALALRAAGIDARLLCWLHLPGADFAAAARERIEVAVGDETTLTAVTDAGRLARTPVVVHLHVDTGMAREGAEPHRWQGLLDAAAAAERAGHVVVRAVMGHVPNADRASASRAATLLRLAGLAADLTLGHPVDLHLGGTPAAFAGADLAGIAVRVGAALVGIGPAGAGLVPAMTVTAPVVAVRSVRAGTPVGYDGTWTAPRDAVLAVLPVGYADGVPRAASGSARVGLRGQLVPVVGRINMDQVVLDVTGLPGSPVVPGEVATLIGPAGVPAGTGPTAADWAAWADTNPHEIVTGLGGRIARTVATTNSRSTA; the protein is encoded by the coding sequence ATGACCGTCCTCGCGGCGCCGGTGCCGACCACACCGACGGTCGGGCCGCTCCGCACCGTGCTCCCCGCCGCGATCGCCGCGAACGTCCGCCGGGTCACCGCCCGCGGGCACGACCTCGTCGCCGTGGTGAAGGCCGACGGCTACGGCCACGGCGCCGAGGTCGTCGGTCGCACGGCGCTCGCCGCGGGGGCGTCCGCACTCGGCACGGCGACCCTCGCCGAAGCACTCGCGCTCCGGGCCGCGGGCATCGACGCCCGCCTGCTCTGCTGGCTGCACCTCCCCGGGGCCGACTTCGCCGCCGCCGCGCGGGAGCGGATCGAGGTCGCGGTCGGCGACGAGACGACGCTGACCGCCGTCACGGACGCCGGACGTCTCGCCCGCACCCCCGTCGTCGTGCACCTCCACGTCGACACCGGGATGGCGCGCGAGGGCGCCGAACCCCACCGCTGGCAGGGCCTCCTCGACGCCGCAGCCGCTGCCGAGCGAGCCGGTCACGTGGTCGTGCGGGCGGTGATGGGGCACGTGCCGAACGCCGACCGTGCCTCGGCGTCGCGCGCGGCGACCCTCCTGCGGCTCGCCGGACTCGCGGCCGACCTGACGCTCGGGCACCCGGTCGACCTGCACCTCGGCGGGACCCCGGCCGCGTTCGCCGGGGCCGACCTGGCCGGCATCGCCGTGCGGGTCGGGGCGGCGCTCGTCGGCATCGGCCCCGCCGGTGCCGGACTCGTCCCCGCGATGACGGTCACCGCGCCGGTCGTCGCGGTGCGCTCGGTCCGTGCGGGCACCCCGGTCGGGTACGACGGCACGTGGACGGCGCCGCGGGACGCCGTGCTCGCCGTGCTGCCGGTCGGGTACGCCGACGGTGTGCCCCGCGCCGCGTCGGGGTCGGCGCGGGTGGGCCTCCGCGGGCAGCTCGTGCCCGTGGTCGGTCGGATCAACATGGACCAGGTCGTGCTCGACGTGACCGGGCTGCCCGGGTCACCCGTGGTGCCCGGAGAGGTCGCCACGCTGATCGGACCTGCGGGCGTGCCCGCCGGCACGGGGCCGACCGCCGCGGACTGGGCCGCCTGGGCCGACACGAACCCCCACGAGATCGTCACCGGACTCGGCGGCCGCATCGCGCGCACCGTCGCCACCACGAACAGCAGGAGCACCGCATGA
- a CDS encoding D-alanine--D-alanine ligase family protein encodes MSTTEPVRVVVIGGGANSEHEVGLASAASVAAALDPTRYEVARLTIDRDGGWRSADLPCSFPEAAAVLASADVVFPAVHGPDGEDGSLAALARLAGVPVVGSPVGAGAVAMDKWATKLVAEASGVAVAPGALLTRDERLDADATSLGAAVGPMPWIVKPVAGGSSFGVSRVDEPDQLDAGLAEAFAHDDRVLVERMLTGREVDVAVLERPDGELVVGPPLEVLNDAAGFFDADTKYDGSARFVLPAPLDPVVAERIDEVARTLFARLGCAGLARVDCFVTPEGAVVLNEVNTMPGLTAQSQLPKMFASVGVDYPDLLSDLVETARRPSTRSGTAVEAAR; translated from the coding sequence ATGAGCACCACCGAGCCCGTCCGCGTCGTCGTCATCGGCGGCGGCGCCAACAGCGAGCACGAGGTGGGGCTCGCGAGTGCCGCCTCGGTCGCGGCCGCCCTCGACCCGACGAGGTACGAGGTCGCGCGCCTGACGATCGACCGCGACGGCGGGTGGCGCTCGGCCGACCTCCCGTGCTCCTTCCCCGAGGCCGCAGCGGTGCTCGCATCCGCCGACGTCGTGTTCCCCGCGGTGCACGGGCCGGACGGCGAGGACGGCTCGCTCGCCGCCCTCGCCCGGCTCGCCGGCGTGCCCGTCGTCGGGTCACCCGTCGGGGCGGGGGCGGTCGCGATGGACAAGTGGGCGACGAAGCTGGTCGCCGAGGCCTCCGGCGTCGCCGTCGCTCCGGGCGCACTGCTGACGCGCGACGAGCGACTGGACGCGGACGCGACGTCGCTCGGAGCAGCGGTCGGTCCGATGCCGTGGATCGTCAAGCCCGTGGCGGGCGGGTCGAGCTTCGGTGTGAGCCGCGTCGACGAGCCCGACCAGCTCGACGCTGGGCTCGCCGAGGCGTTCGCCCACGACGACCGCGTGCTCGTCGAGCGCATGTTGACCGGGCGCGAGGTCGACGTCGCCGTGCTCGAACGCCCGGACGGCGAGCTCGTCGTGGGGCCGCCGCTCGAGGTGCTGAACGACGCGGCCGGGTTCTTCGACGCGGACACGAAGTACGACGGCTCCGCCCGGTTCGTGCTGCCCGCACCGCTCGACCCCGTCGTCGCGGAGCGCATCGACGAGGTGGCCCGGACGCTCTTCGCCCGCCTCGGATGCGCCGGTCTCGCGCGGGTCGACTGCTTCGTCACCCCCGAGGGCGCGGTCGTGCTCAACGAGGTGAACACGATGCCCGGGCTGACCGCGCAGTCCCAGCTGCCGAAGATGTTCGCGTCGGTCGGGGTCGACTACCCGGACCTGCTGTCCGACCTGGTCGAGACCGCCCGGCGACCGTCCACCCGGTCGGGGACCGCCGTGGAGGCCGCCCGGTAG
- a CDS encoding GuaB3 family IMP dehydrogenase-related protein: MSEVEIGAGKRGRRAYAFDDIAVVPSRRTRDPRDVSVQWTIDAFTFESPILSAPMDSVASPATVIQMGKLGILGVLDLEGLWTRYEDPAPYYEEIKALADGNVTKRMQEIYSEPIKAELITARLAEIRAAGVPVAGSLSPQRTQEFSQTVVDAGVDLFVIRGTTVSAEHVSQDEEPLNLKKFIYELDVPVIVGGASTYTSALHLMRTGAAGVLVGFGGGAASTTRAALGIHAPMATAVADVAGARRDYMDESGGRYVHVIADGGLDTAGDVVKAIAVGADAVMLGTALARATEAPGGGFHWGAEAHHPELPRGRRVEVGTIAPLENVLHGPTPTWDGRANIVGALRRSMATTGYSDVKEFQRVEVVVAPYHQQ, encoded by the coding sequence GTGAGTGAAGTCGAGATCGGTGCAGGCAAGCGCGGACGACGGGCGTACGCGTTCGACGACATCGCGGTGGTCCCCTCGCGTCGCACGCGAGACCCGCGCGACGTCAGCGTGCAGTGGACGATCGACGCGTTCACCTTCGAGTCGCCGATCCTCTCCGCCCCGATGGACTCCGTCGCCTCCCCGGCCACGGTCATCCAGATGGGCAAGCTCGGCATCCTCGGCGTGCTCGACCTCGAGGGCCTGTGGACCCGATACGAGGACCCGGCGCCGTACTACGAGGAGATCAAGGCCCTCGCCGACGGCAACGTCACCAAGCGCATGCAGGAGATCTACTCGGAGCCGATCAAGGCCGAGCTGATCACCGCACGTCTGGCCGAGATCCGTGCCGCTGGTGTCCCCGTCGCCGGCTCGCTCAGCCCGCAGCGCACGCAGGAGTTCTCGCAGACCGTCGTCGACGCCGGAGTCGACCTGTTCGTCATCCGCGGCACGACCGTCTCGGCCGAGCACGTCTCGCAGGACGAGGAGCCCCTCAACCTCAAGAAGTTCATCTACGAGCTCGACGTCCCCGTCATCGTCGGCGGTGCCTCGACCTACACGTCGGCGCTCCACCTCATGCGCACCGGTGCCGCCGGTGTCCTCGTCGGCTTCGGCGGGGGCGCGGCGTCGACCACCCGGGCCGCGCTCGGCATCCACGCGCCCATGGCGACCGCGGTGGCGGACGTCGCCGGTGCCCGTCGTGACTACATGGACGAGTCCGGCGGCCGGTACGTGCACGTCATCGCCGACGGCGGCCTCGACACCGCCGGTGACGTCGTCAAGGCGATCGCCGTGGGAGCCGACGCCGTCATGCTCGGCACCGCGCTGGCCCGGGCGACCGAGGCCCCCGGCGGTGGCTTCCACTGGGGTGCCGAGGCGCACCACCCGGAGCTGCCCCGCGGCCGTCGGGTCGAGGTCGGCACGATCGCCCCGCTCGAGAACGTCCTGCACGGCCCGACCCCCACCTGGGACGGCCGCGCGAACATCGTCGGCGCCCTGCGTCGGTCGATGGCGACGACCGGATACTCCGACGTCAAGGAGTTCCAGCGAGTAGAAGTGGTCGTGGCGCCGTACCACCAGCAGTGA
- a CDS encoding glycerol-3-phosphate dehydrogenase/oxidase produces MAKATTTSTTTDGLPGGVGFDPTVKLGPDERAVAIAALKEHEVDVLVVGGGIVGAGSALDAATRGLSVGIVEARDWGSGTSSRSSKLVHGGIRYLEQLNFALVREALIERGLLLQRIAPHLVKPVRFLYPLNHRVWERFYIGIGMAMYDVFSWSGGRPPGVPHHRHLSRKQVLKNMPGLKKDAFVGGMTYYDAQVDDARYVASLVRTAASYGAHAASRVRIEGFIKVGERVVGAHAHDIQTGEKFDIRAKQVVNATGVWTDDTQAMVGTRGQFKVRASKGVHLVIPRDRFQSNTGMILRTEKSVLFVIPWGRHWLVGTTDTDWNLDKAHPAATAADIDYILEHVNKVLAVPLTREDVEGVYAGLRPLLAGESDQTSQLSREHVVAHTAPGLVVVAGGKWTTYRVMGKDAIDEAVAAMDGRIPESTTEDIPLLGAEGYPAAWNRRGRTARQVGVHKVRIEHLLNRYGTLATEVLALVEQDPSLAEPLPQADDYIGAEVVYAASHEGALHLEDVLARRTRISIEAWDRGESAAPVAAKLMADVLGWDQETTENEVSNYLKRVAAERESQLQPDDESADRVRLEAPDIAFGFDEDDVVVGGGRSSGADGAKASDEQVVGEKTSEPS; encoded by the coding sequence ATGGCGAAGGCAACGACCACCAGCACCACGACCGACGGCCTGCCCGGCGGTGTCGGGTTCGACCCGACCGTGAAGCTCGGACCCGACGAACGCGCGGTCGCGATCGCGGCGCTCAAGGAGCACGAGGTCGACGTCCTCGTCGTCGGTGGTGGCATCGTCGGGGCCGGCAGCGCACTCGACGCCGCCACCCGCGGCCTGAGCGTCGGCATCGTCGAGGCCCGCGACTGGGGCTCCGGGACGTCGAGCCGCTCGTCGAAGCTCGTGCACGGCGGCATCCGCTACCTCGAGCAGCTCAACTTCGCCCTCGTCCGCGAGGCACTGATCGAACGCGGCCTGCTCCTCCAGCGCATCGCCCCGCACCTGGTGAAGCCCGTCCGCTTCCTCTACCCGCTCAACCACCGCGTGTGGGAGCGCTTCTACATCGGCATCGGCATGGCGATGTACGACGTGTTCAGCTGGTCCGGTGGCCGTCCGCCGGGGGTCCCGCACCACCGGCACCTCAGCCGCAAGCAGGTGCTCAAGAACATGCCGGGCCTCAAGAAGGACGCCTTCGTCGGCGGCATGACGTACTACGACGCCCAGGTCGACGACGCACGCTACGTCGCCTCACTCGTCCGCACCGCGGCGTCCTACGGTGCCCACGCCGCGAGCCGGGTCCGCATCGAGGGCTTTATCAAGGTCGGGGAACGCGTGGTCGGTGCACACGCGCACGACATCCAGACCGGCGAGAAGTTCGACATCCGGGCGAAGCAGGTCGTCAACGCGACGGGCGTCTGGACCGACGACACCCAGGCGATGGTCGGCACCCGCGGGCAGTTCAAGGTCCGTGCGTCGAAGGGCGTGCACCTCGTCATCCCGCGCGACCGCTTCCAGTCGAACACGGGCATGATCCTCCGCACCGAGAAGAGCGTCCTCTTCGTGATCCCGTGGGGTCGGCACTGGCTCGTCGGCACCACCGACACCGACTGGAACCTCGACAAGGCACACCCGGCGGCGACAGCGGCGGACATCGACTACATCCTCGAGCACGTCAACAAGGTGCTCGCGGTCCCGCTCACCCGCGAGGACGTCGAGGGCGTCTACGCCGGCCTCCGCCCACTGCTCGCCGGGGAGTCCGACCAGACCTCGCAGCTCAGCCGCGAGCACGTCGTCGCGCACACCGCACCAGGCCTGGTGGTGGTCGCGGGCGGCAAGTGGACGACCTACCGCGTGATGGGGAAGGACGCCATCGACGAGGCCGTCGCCGCGATGGACGGCAGGATCCCCGAGTCGACGACCGAGGACATCCCGCTGCTCGGTGCCGAGGGTTACCCCGCCGCGTGGAACCGCCGCGGCCGGACGGCCCGGCAGGTCGGCGTGCACAAGGTCCGGATCGAGCACCTGCTCAACCGCTACGGCACCCTCGCGACCGAGGTGCTCGCGCTCGTCGAGCAGGACCCCTCGCTCGCCGAGCCCCTGCCGCAGGCCGACGACTACATCGGGGCCGAGGTCGTGTACGCGGCCTCGCACGAGGGCGCACTGCACCTCGAGGACGTCCTCGCCCGCCGCACCCGCATCTCGATCGAGGCGTGGGACCGCGGGGAGTCGGCGGCCCCGGTCGCGGCGAAGCTCATGGCCGACGTCCTCGGCTGGGACCAGGAGACCACCGAGAACGAGGTCTCGAACTACCTCAAGCGCGTCGCCGCCGAGCGCGAGTCGCAGCTCCAGCCCGACGACGAGTCCGCGGACCGCGTGCGCCTCGAGGCGCCGGACATCGCGTTCGGCTTCGACGAGGACGACGTCGTCGTCGGCGGTGGCCGGTCGAGCGGCGCGGACGGCGCGAAGGCGTCCGACGAGCAGGTGGTCGGGGAGAAGACGAGCGAACCCAGCTAG